A single region of the Latilactobacillus curvatus JCM 1096 = DSM 20019 genome encodes:
- a CDS encoding metal ABC transporter ATP-binding protein, producing the protein MLSVKNLTVAYDDTPVFTDVAVQFDAGKITGIIGPNGAGKSTLIKAILGLVKARQGSVLYQDRPMRAVQKQVAYVEQRKDLDLNFPINVFDVVLTGTYGKLGLFRDPGKKAKQASCAALEQVSLSEFAQRQIGQLSGGQLQRVFVARAIVQEADIIILDEPFVGIDLQSETAIMAIMKQWRDAGKTIIVIHHDLNKVSQYFDDLVVMNHGIVDYGPTEKVYNAQNIERAFSADLSAVLFDAQEVAK; encoded by the coding sequence ATGTTATCAGTTAAGAACCTCACCGTTGCTTACGATGACACACCAGTATTTACTGATGTTGCCGTTCAGTTTGACGCAGGCAAAATCACTGGCATCATTGGACCAAACGGTGCAGGCAAATCAACTCTGATTAAAGCAATATTAGGGTTGGTTAAGGCACGGCAAGGCTCAGTTTTATATCAAGATCGACCAATGCGCGCAGTCCAGAAGCAAGTCGCATACGTTGAACAGCGTAAAGATTTGGATTTAAATTTTCCAATTAACGTTTTTGACGTGGTGCTAACGGGCACGTATGGCAAGTTAGGCTTATTTCGCGATCCGGGTAAAAAGGCAAAACAAGCCAGTTGTGCGGCACTTGAACAAGTATCGCTCAGCGAATTTGCGCAACGCCAAATTGGCCAGTTGTCAGGTGGACAATTGCAGCGGGTTTTCGTTGCACGCGCCATCGTCCAAGAAGCGGATATTATTATTTTAGATGAACCGTTTGTTGGGATTGATTTACAGAGTGAGACCGCGATCATGGCAATCATGAAACAGTGGCGTGATGCGGGTAAAACAATCATTGTCATTCATCACGATTTGAATAAAGTATCGCAATATTTCGATGATTTAGTGGTGATGAACCACGGCATCGTCGATTATGGACCAACTGAAAAAGTTTATAATGCGCAAAACATTGAGCGTGCTTTTAGTGCGGACTTATCCGCTGTCTTGTTTGATGCACAGGAGGTGGCAAAATGA
- a CDS encoding metal ABC transporter permease, translating to MTSIPAFISALGRYEFLQSALLTAVMVGIMSGIVGSFIILRGMSLMGDAISHAVLPGVAVAYMLGINVLVGASVFGILAAVLIGFVATHSKIKTDTSIGVVFSAFYALGFILISMAESATNLHHILFGNILAVSDSDIMSTAIVLGLVILFVSFFYKELLITSFDETYAKTYGLKTQVLHYGLMLVLTLVTVSALQTVGIILVVAMLITPAATAFLWTDRLVTMLFLSAGIGAVSAISGLYFSYTLNWASGPAIVLMAAVLFAISFICAPKQGFLKWRKGGRPA from the coding sequence ATGACGAGTATTCCAGCTTTTATTAGTGCGTTGGGTCGTTATGAATTCTTGCAGAGTGCGTTGCTGACCGCCGTAATGGTCGGCATCATGTCTGGCATTGTCGGGAGTTTCATCATTTTGCGCGGGATGTCGTTGATGGGTGACGCGATTTCACATGCGGTGTTACCGGGTGTCGCAGTGGCGTACATGTTGGGAATTAATGTGCTGGTTGGCGCATCTGTATTTGGTATTTTAGCGGCGGTCTTAATCGGCTTTGTCGCAACACATAGTAAAATTAAGACGGATACTTCGATTGGGGTCGTCTTTAGTGCCTTTTATGCGCTTGGGTTTATCCTGATTTCGATGGCCGAAAGTGCAACCAACTTACATCATATTTTATTCGGGAACATTCTCGCCGTCAGTGATAGCGACATTATGAGTACGGCGATTGTCTTAGGCTTAGTGATCTTATTCGTCTCATTCTTCTACAAAGAATTATTGATTACCTCGTTTGATGAAACCTATGCGAAAACATATGGGTTAAAAACGCAGGTGCTACATTACGGCTTAATGTTGGTGCTAACCTTAGTCACGGTTTCAGCCCTACAAACGGTCGGGATTATTTTGGTCGTTGCGATGTTGATTACCCCAGCAGCCACCGCCTTTTTATGGACGGATCGCTTAGTGACGATGCTCTTCTTATCGGCTGGGATTGGTGCTGTGTCAGCAATCAGTGGATTGTACTTCAGTTACACATTGAACTGGGCATCTGGTCCGGCGATTGTTCTGATGGCAGCCGTGCTCTTTGCCATTTCATTCATCTGCGCGCCTAAGCAAGGTTTCCTTAAGTGGCGCAAAGGAGGACGACCAGCATGA
- a CDS encoding metal ABC transporter substrate-binding protein: MKKMIVTLIAVFGLVGGVYGFIQHRAQSKQQQTNQQTKLRVVTTNSILEDMVHNVGQDHIELYSIVKRGTDPHEYEPQPTDISKATDADVIFHNGLNLETGGNGWFRKLVKIAHKQFEKDVFAASKGIQVQHLTTNQTEPDPHAWLDLANGIQYVENITKALQTKDPAHADDYRKNADRYTARLRKLHTDAQTKFADIPANQRVLVTSEGAFKYFGKAYQVTPVYIWEINTESQGTPEQMKTVLAKIADSDVKHLFVESSVSPKSMEKVAQETGLPIYAKIFTDSLAQRGKQGDTYYTMMKWNLDKIHDGLVGQ; the protein is encoded by the coding sequence ATGAAAAAAATGATTGTGACGTTAATTGCAGTTTTTGGTTTGGTGGGTGGTGTGTATGGTTTCATCCAGCACCGCGCCCAATCTAAACAACAACAAACGAACCAGCAGACTAAATTACGTGTAGTGACCACGAATTCGATTCTTGAAGATATGGTCCATAATGTTGGTCAAGACCACATTGAACTTTACAGTATTGTGAAACGGGGAACTGACCCGCATGAATATGAACCGCAACCGACGGATATTTCAAAAGCGACTGATGCGGATGTGATTTTTCATAACGGGTTAAATCTCGAAACGGGTGGCAATGGTTGGTTTAGAAAACTTGTTAAGATCGCGCATAAGCAATTCGAAAAGGATGTTTTCGCTGCTAGCAAAGGAATTCAGGTGCAACATTTGACAACTAACCAAACAGAACCCGATCCACACGCATGGTTGGATTTGGCGAACGGTATTCAATACGTTGAAAACATTACGAAAGCGCTGCAGACCAAAGATCCAGCGCACGCTGATGATTACCGCAAAAATGCGGATCGCTACACTGCACGTTTGCGCAAATTGCATACTGATGCGCAAACTAAATTCGCCGATATTCCAGCTAATCAGCGGGTCTTGGTGACTTCAGAAGGCGCCTTTAAGTATTTTGGTAAGGCCTATCAGGTCACACCGGTTTACATTTGGGAAATTAATACTGAGTCGCAAGGCACACCTGAACAGATGAAGACGGTTCTTGCAAAAATTGCAGATTCAGATGTTAAGCATCTGTTTGTTGAGAGTTCTGTTTCGCCGAAATCAATGGAAAAAGTTGCTCAGGAAACTGGGTTACCAATTTATGCGAAAATTTTTACAGACTCACTCGCGCAAAGAGGGAAGCAAGGTGACACTTACTATACGATGATGAAGTGGAACCTAGATAAGATTCATGATGGCTTAGTCGGTCAATAA
- a CDS encoding glycosyltransferase family 8 protein produces MVIINAINIMFAADENYGDQLLIAIKSVLTHISPKTTINFFILDNELTPQTKHAVSKRVPRPNQVEFIALNKQLFENCPESNHINKTAYYRILAPTLLLREKIERVLYLDVDILVQTDLTPLYNTPLGTNIVGAVIDPGQALTLRRLGITPPQSNNIYFNSGVMLIDTVRWNHASITERTFHFINHHADRLQFHDQDALNATLVGKVKLLHPKWNVQNSLLFRKHAPINTEYAHLFDEAIANLAIVHFTTHEKPWNTLKSHPFLNQYQKELKQLHAQQSDTINIVSAVNSDFIETLAILYASILNHNDSHRHYAFYVLEDHLTARDKAVLQHVVARFDADLTFAEVNESLLANTVESDRILKTAYYRILIPDVFPHLDRALYIDCDALCLTDLARLWDIDLGQSFLAAVEDAGFHERLEKMAIDYQSPRYFNSGVMLLNLKKWRQHNIVSRVLDFINQHPEKLRFHDQDALNAILHDRWIHLHPMWNAQTNILMNTITPPTEHLKKQFLETQKEPALVHFCGHEKPWHASSSHPFTPQYRYYRQRFLKQKKRLVPFANRRSLSQQG; encoded by the coding sequence ATGGTTATTATCAACGCTATTAATATCATGTTTGCCGCAGATGAAAACTATGGTGATCAACTTTTAATCGCCATAAAGTCGGTTCTAACCCATATTTCGCCCAAAACTACTATTAATTTTTTTATTCTCGATAATGAACTCACTCCGCAAACGAAACACGCTGTTTCCAAGCGCGTCCCACGACCCAATCAAGTTGAGTTTATTGCACTTAATAAGCAGCTTTTTGAAAACTGTCCTGAAAGCAACCACATCAACAAAACGGCTTACTACCGCATTTTAGCGCCAACCCTTTTGTTGCGGGAAAAAATCGAACGTGTCTTATATTTAGATGTCGATATTCTCGTACAAACTGATCTCACGCCGCTATATAATACGCCTTTGGGCACAAATATCGTGGGTGCCGTGATTGATCCTGGACAGGCACTCACACTGCGACGGCTCGGCATCACCCCACCACAATCGAATAACATCTACTTCAATTCAGGGGTCATGCTAATTGATACGGTCCGGTGGAATCATGCATCCATCACAGAGCGGACTTTCCACTTCATCAATCATCATGCGGATCGCTTACAATTCCATGATCAAGATGCGCTAAATGCCACTTTGGTTGGTAAAGTGAAACTACTCCATCCTAAATGGAACGTACAAAACTCATTGCTCTTTAGAAAACATGCGCCTATCAACACTGAATATGCCCATTTATTTGATGAAGCAATCGCCAACCTGGCAATCGTTCACTTCACAACACACGAGAAACCTTGGAACACTCTAAAAAGTCACCCCTTCTTAAACCAATATCAAAAGGAACTCAAACAATTACATGCGCAACAATCCGATACAATCAATATTGTATCGGCCGTCAATTCCGATTTCATCGAAACGCTGGCAATTCTATACGCCTCAATTCTTAATCACAATGACTCACATCGACACTATGCTTTTTACGTCTTAGAAGACCACCTCACCGCACGAGATAAAGCGGTCTTACAGCATGTTGTGGCTCGATTTGATGCCGACTTGACCTTTGCAGAGGTCAACGAATCTTTACTGGCTAATACTGTTGAAAGTGATCGGATCTTAAAAACGGCGTACTATCGGATTCTAATTCCCGACGTGTTCCCTCACCTCGATCGTGCACTCTACATCGATTGCGATGCGCTATGCCTCACAGATTTAGCCCGGCTATGGGATATCGACTTAGGCCAATCCTTCCTCGCTGCAGTAGAAGATGCTGGGTTCCACGAACGCTTAGAAAAAATGGCTATCGATTACCAAAGTCCGCGTTACTTTAATTCCGGTGTGATGTTACTCAATCTCAAAAAATGGCGTCAACACAATATTGTCAGCCGTGTACTCGACTTCATCAATCAGCACCCTGAGAAATTACGCTTCCACGATCAAGATGCTTTAAATGCAATTTTGCATGATCGGTGGATTCACCTTCACCCTATGTGGAATGCCCAAACAAACATTTTGATGAACACCATCACACCACCAACTGAACACCTCAAAAAACAATTCTTAGAAACCCAAAAAGAACCTGCGCTTGTTCACTTCTGTGGTCACGAAAAGCCATGGCATGCCTCATCTTCCCATCCATTCACACCACAATATCGTTACTACCGGCAACGGTTCTTAAAACAAAAAAAGCGGCTCGTTCCCTTCGCCAATCGCCGTTCCCTTTCTCAACAAGGATAA